The Streptomyces pactum genome contains a region encoding:
- the gnd gene encoding phosphogluconate dehydrogenase (NAD(+)-dependent, decarboxylating): MQIGLVGLGKMGGNMRERLRNAGHTVVGYDTNPERADVGSLVDLVEQLDRPRAVWVMVPAGAATQHVIDQLATLLKPGDTVVDGGNSRWTDDEKHAEELGRRGINFVDAGVSGGVWGLKNGYALMVGGDEETVDDLKPIFDALKPEGPYGYVHAGRVGAGHFSKMVHNGIEYAMMQAYAEGWELLEKVDSVDNVREVFRSWQEGTVIRSWLLDLAVNALDEDHHLDGLRGYAEDSGEGRWTVEAAIDNAVPLPAITASLFARFASRQDDSPQMKMVAALRNQFGGHAVEAAKK; encoded by the coding sequence ATGCAGATCGGACTTGTGGGTCTCGGCAAGATGGGCGGCAACATGCGCGAGCGTCTGCGCAACGCCGGCCACACCGTCGTCGGATACGACACCAATCCCGAGCGGGCCGACGTCGGCAGTCTGGTCGACCTCGTCGAACAGCTCGACCGGCCGCGCGCGGTATGGGTGATGGTGCCGGCCGGTGCCGCCACCCAGCACGTCATCGACCAGCTCGCGACGCTCCTCAAGCCCGGGGACACCGTCGTCGACGGCGGCAACTCCCGCTGGACGGACGACGAGAAGCACGCCGAGGAGCTGGGCAGGCGTGGCATCAACTTCGTCGACGCGGGCGTCTCGGGCGGTGTGTGGGGCCTGAAGAACGGCTACGCCCTGATGGTCGGCGGCGACGAGGAGACCGTCGACGACCTGAAGCCCATCTTCGACGCGCTCAAGCCGGAGGGCCCGTACGGCTACGTCCACGCGGGCCGGGTCGGCGCCGGGCACTTCTCCAAGATGGTCCACAACGGCATCGAGTACGCCATGATGCAGGCCTACGCCGAGGGCTGGGAGCTGCTGGAGAAGGTCGACTCCGTGGACAACGTCCGCGAGGTCTTCCGCTCCTGGCAGGAGGGCACCGTCATCCGCTCCTGGCTCCTGGACCTCGCCGTCAACGCCCTCGACGAGGACCACCACCTGGACGGGCTGCGCGGTTACGCGGAGGACTCCGGTGAGGGACGCTGGACCGTGGAGGCGGCCATCGACAACGCGGTGCCGCTGCCGGCGATCACGGCGTCGCTGTTCGCGCGGTTCGCGTCCCGGCAGGACGACTCGCCGCAGATGAAGATGGTCGCCGCGCTGCGCAACCAGTTCGGCGGGCACGCGGTGGAGGCCGCCAAGAAGTAG
- a CDS encoding bifunctional sugar phosphate isomerase/epimerase/4-hydroxyphenylpyruvate dioxygenase family protein — protein MRTSIATVSLSGSLTEKLTAASLAGFDGVEIFENDLLASPLTPEEIRARCADLGLTIDLYQPMRDVEALPEEEFGRALRRARHKFELMRRLGADTVLVCSSVSPHAVDDDALAAEQLGRLADLARDHGIRVAYEALAWGRHISTYDHAWQVVESAGHPALGTCLDSFHILSRGSDPEGIGDIPGDKIFFLQLADAPLLAMDVLQWSRHYRCFPGQGGFDVAGLLRHVLRAGYDGPLSLEVFNDVFRQSEAGPTAVDARRSLLTLQETVGLAAPPAPAPPTGVAFAELVTPDAAPVAAALGALGFARTARHRGKPVDLWQRGDARVLVNTGPAERRDGTRLAAVGLEAPDPAGAARRAEALVAPVLPRRRAPGDAPLEAVAAPDGTELFFCATERPGLPDWRADFEDVAPPSYDGEPWRVDHLSLTQPWHQFDEAALFHRAVLGLRPQESVDVADPYGLLRSRAVSTDDGAVRIVLTVGPAPTDDTAHAQHIALATDDVVAAARSYRAAGGPLLPIPANYYDDLAARFEFADGELETYRELGILYDRDAHGTFRHCYTHTVGRVFFELVQRDGGYRGYGAANAPVRLAAQHAVRGFTGG, from the coding sequence ATGCGGACGTCCATCGCCACCGTCTCCCTCAGCGGATCCCTCACCGAGAAGCTCACGGCCGCCTCCCTGGCCGGCTTCGACGGCGTGGAGATCTTCGAGAACGACCTGCTGGCCAGCCCGCTGACCCCCGAGGAGATCCGAGCCCGCTGCGCCGACCTCGGACTCACCATCGACCTCTACCAGCCCATGCGGGACGTCGAGGCACTGCCCGAGGAGGAGTTCGGCCGCGCGCTGCGCCGTGCCCGGCACAAGTTCGAGCTGATGCGCAGGCTCGGCGCGGACACCGTCCTGGTGTGCTCCAGCGTCTCCCCGCACGCCGTGGACGACGACGCGCTGGCCGCCGAACAGCTCGGCCGGCTCGCCGACCTGGCCCGGGACCACGGCATCCGCGTCGCCTACGAGGCGCTCGCCTGGGGCCGGCACATCAGCACCTACGACCACGCCTGGCAGGTGGTCGAGAGCGCCGGCCACCCCGCGCTCGGCACCTGCCTGGACAGCTTCCACATCCTTTCCCGGGGCAGCGACCCCGAAGGCATCGGGGACATCCCCGGCGACAAGATCTTCTTCCTCCAGCTCGCCGACGCCCCGCTGCTCGCGATGGACGTCCTGCAGTGGAGCCGCCACTACCGCTGCTTCCCCGGCCAGGGCGGCTTCGACGTCGCCGGGCTGCTGCGGCACGTACTGCGCGCCGGGTACGACGGCCCCCTGTCCCTGGAGGTCTTCAACGACGTCTTCCGGCAGTCCGAGGCCGGCCCCACGGCCGTGGACGCGCGGCGCTCCCTGCTGACGCTCCAGGAGACGGTCGGCCTCGCCGCGCCGCCCGCACCCGCCCCGCCCACCGGCGTCGCCTTCGCCGAACTGGTCACGCCCGACGCCGCACCCGTCGCGGCCGCGCTCGGCGCGCTGGGCTTCGCCCGGACCGCACGGCACCGCGGGAAACCCGTCGACCTGTGGCAGCGCGGCGACGCCCGCGTCCTGGTCAACACCGGCCCGGCCGAACGCCGCGACGGCACCCGGCTCGCCGCCGTCGGCCTGGAGGCGCCCGACCCCGCCGGGGCCGCCCGCCGTGCCGAGGCGCTGGTGGCACCGGTGCTGCCGCGTCGCCGCGCCCCGGGCGACGCCCCGCTGGAGGCGGTCGCCGCGCCCGACGGCACGGAGCTGTTCTTCTGCGCCACCGAGCGCCCCGGACTGCCCGACTGGCGCGCCGACTTCGAGGACGTCGCGCCCCCCTCGTACGACGGGGAGCCCTGGCGCGTCGACCACCTCTCCCTCACCCAGCCCTGGCATCAGTTCGACGAGGCGGCGCTCTTCCACCGCGCGGTCCTCGGGCTGCGCCCGCAGGAGAGCGTGGACGTCGCCGACCCCTACGGGCTGCTGCGCAGCCGCGCCGTCAGTACCGACGACGGCGCCGTCCGCATCGTCCTGACCGTCGGCCCGGCACCCACCGACGACACCGCGCACGCCCAGCACATCGCCCTGGCCACCGACGACGTGGTCGCCGCCGCCCGGAGCTACCGTGCCGCCGGCGGCCCGCTGCTGCCGATCCCCGCCAACTACTACGACGACCTCGCCGCCCGCTTCGAGTTCGCCGACGGCGAGCTGGAGACGTACCGGGAACTCGGCATCCTCTACGACCGCGACGCGCACGGCACCTTCCGGCACTGCTACACGCACACCGTCGGCCGGGTCTTCTTCGAACTCGTCCAGCGCGACGGCGGCTACCGGGGCTACGGCGCGGCGAACGCCCCGGTGCGGCTGGCCGCGCAGCACGCGGTGCGCGGGTTCACTGGCGGCTGA
- a CDS encoding shikimate dehydrogenase yields MAKDSYLVGLIGSGIGPSLSPALHEREAGRQGLRYLYRLIDIDRLGVRPEAVGDLLGAARVLGFDGLNITHPCKQLVIEHLDALAPQAEALGAVNTVVFDDTGRATGHNTDVTGFAASFARGLPDAPLERIVQLGAGGAGAAVAHATLTLGAGRITVVDALPERAAALAGQLERHFGDGRADHATPDRLPGLLTTADGVVHATPTGMAAHPGLPLPAGLLHPGLWIAEVVYRPLETELLRTARALGCATLDGGGMAVFQAADAFRLFTGREPDAVRMLADITDLTGALGAPK; encoded by the coding sequence GTGGCCAAGGACTCGTATCTCGTCGGGCTGATCGGCTCCGGCATCGGCCCGTCGCTCAGCCCGGCACTGCACGAGCGGGAGGCCGGCCGGCAGGGTCTGCGTTACCTGTACCGGCTGATCGACATCGACCGACTCGGTGTCCGGCCCGAGGCGGTGGGCGACCTGCTGGGCGCGGCCCGGGTCCTGGGCTTCGACGGTCTGAACATCACGCACCCGTGCAAACAGCTCGTCATCGAACACCTGGACGCCCTCGCCCCGCAGGCCGAGGCGCTCGGCGCGGTCAACACCGTCGTCTTCGACGACACCGGCCGGGCCACCGGCCACAACACCGACGTCACCGGCTTCGCGGCCTCCTTCGCCAGAGGCCTGCCCGACGCTCCGCTGGAGCGGATCGTGCAGCTCGGCGCCGGCGGCGCCGGCGCGGCCGTCGCCCACGCCACGCTCACCCTGGGCGCCGGGCGGATCACCGTCGTCGACGCGCTGCCCGAACGGGCCGCCGCCCTCGCCGGTCAGCTCGAACGGCACTTCGGGGACGGCCGCGCCGACCACGCCACCCCCGACCGGCTGCCCGGACTGCTGACCACGGCCGACGGCGTCGTGCACGCCACCCCCACCGGCATGGCCGCCCACCCGGGGCTGCCCCTGCCCGCCGGACTGCTCCACCCCGGGCTGTGGATCGCCGAGGTCGTCTACCGCCCGCTGGAGACCGAGCTGCTGCGCACCGCCCGCGCGCTGGGCTGCGCCACCCTCGACGGCGGCGGCATGGCCGTCTTCCAGGCCGCGGACGCGTTCCGGCTGTTCACCGGGCGGGAACCCGACGCCGTGCGGATGCTCGCCGACATCACCGACCTGACGGGCGCCCTCGGGGCCCCGAAGTAG
- a CDS encoding TetR/AcrR family transcriptional regulator — protein MTSVDEPARSGTRTRDAARTRAEILDVATREFARAGYDGARVDEIAARTRTTKRMIYYYFGGKEQLFTAVLERAYGVIREAEQQLDVEHLDPVAAIRRLAEVTFDHHERHPDFIRLVSIENIHDAEHIASSEMLGSIGSPALDVIRRILEDGQRSGLFTADVDAVDLHAMISSFCFFRVANRHTFGALFGRDLIAPDQREHYRTMLGDMVIAYLTAERAAD, from the coding sequence ATGACCAGCGTCGACGAACCGGCACGATCCGGCACCCGCACCCGCGACGCCGCCCGCACCCGGGCCGAGATCCTGGACGTGGCGACGCGGGAGTTCGCCCGGGCCGGCTACGACGGGGCCCGCGTCGACGAGATCGCCGCCCGCACCCGCACCACGAAGCGGATGATCTACTACTACTTCGGCGGCAAGGAGCAGCTTTTCACGGCCGTCCTGGAGCGCGCGTACGGCGTGATCCGGGAGGCCGAGCAGCAGCTCGACGTCGAGCACCTGGACCCGGTGGCGGCCATCCGGCGCCTGGCGGAGGTGACCTTCGACCACCATGAGCGCCACCCCGACTTCATCCGCCTGGTGAGCATCGAGAACATCCACGACGCCGAGCACATCGCGTCCTCGGAGATGCTGGGCAGCATCGGCTCCCCGGCGCTCGACGTGATCCGCCGGATCCTGGAGGACGGGCAGCGCTCCGGTCTGTTCACGGCCGACGTCGACGCCGTCGACCTGCACGCGATGATCAGCTCGTTCTGCTTCTTCCGGGTCGCCAACCGGCACACCTTCGGCGCGCTGTTCGGCCGCGACCTGATCGCCCCGGACCAGCGCGAGCACTACCGGACCATGCTCGGCGACATGGTGATCGCCTACCTGACCGCGGAACGCGCGGCGGACTGA
- a CDS encoding MFS transporter, whose translation MSVPAPAPPGAAPPGQPKKAATAAWIGSALEYYDFFIYGSAAALIFPEVFFDESDPATATLLSLATFGVAYAARPVGAFFLGHIGDRMGRKKIMVFTLILMGVSTFLIGCLPTRDQVGTLAPVLLVLCRVLQGISAAGEQASANSMTLEHAPPHKRGFFTSFTLSGTQGGQLLATLVFLPIAALPEEHLLAWGWRVPFWLSVVVAVVGYVIRRKLDETPAFTQQTATEGVAKMPLAVLARDHWADVLRVVAGALIASVSTIFTVWALAYATSDAVGMSRTAMLWVGALANVVALAAIPLWATLSDRIGRRPVFLIGAVGSAVTMFLYLWAISTGSYPLTFLLGIVAFGVVYSAANGVWPAFYGEMFSTRVRLSGVAIGTQIGFAVAGFAVTFAAQIAGPDGDDWFAVALFTAALCVPPVVAALSARETHRVPTEELGERDHREAARPETVTA comes from the coding sequence GTGTCCGTCCCCGCCCCCGCGCCTCCCGGCGCCGCCCCGCCCGGCCAGCCGAAGAAGGCCGCGACCGCCGCCTGGATCGGCAGCGCGCTCGAGTACTACGACTTCTTCATCTACGGCAGCGCGGCCGCGCTGATCTTCCCCGAGGTCTTCTTCGACGAGTCCGACCCGGCCACCGCGACCCTGCTGTCGCTGGCCACGTTCGGTGTGGCGTACGCCGCCCGTCCGGTCGGCGCGTTCTTCCTCGGCCACATCGGCGACCGGATGGGCCGCAAGAAGATCATGGTCTTCACGCTGATCCTGATGGGCGTGTCGACGTTCCTCATCGGCTGTCTGCCCACCCGCGACCAGGTCGGCACCCTCGCCCCGGTCCTGCTGGTGCTGTGCCGCGTCCTGCAGGGCATATCGGCGGCCGGCGAACAGGCCAGCGCCAACTCCATGACGCTGGAACACGCGCCACCGCACAAACGCGGCTTCTTCACCAGCTTCACCCTCAGCGGCACCCAGGGCGGGCAACTGCTCGCCACCCTGGTCTTCCTCCCCATCGCCGCGCTCCCCGAGGAACACCTGCTGGCGTGGGGCTGGCGCGTGCCGTTCTGGCTGAGCGTCGTGGTCGCCGTCGTCGGCTACGTCATCCGCCGCAAGCTGGACGAGACGCCGGCCTTCACGCAGCAGACCGCCACGGAGGGCGTCGCGAAGATGCCGCTGGCCGTGCTGGCGCGCGACCACTGGGCGGACGTGCTGCGGGTGGTCGCGGGCGCGCTCATCGCCTCGGTCAGCACCATCTTCACGGTCTGGGCGCTGGCGTACGCCACCAGTGACGCCGTCGGCATGTCCCGCACCGCCATGCTGTGGGTGGGCGCCCTCGCCAACGTCGTCGCGCTCGCCGCGATCCCGCTGTGGGCGACGCTGTCCGACCGCATCGGCCGGCGCCCGGTGTTCCTGATCGGCGCGGTGGGCAGCGCGGTCACGATGTTCCTGTACCTGTGGGCCATCTCGACCGGCTCCTACCCGCTGACCTTCCTGCTGGGCATCGTCGCCTTCGGCGTCGTCTACAGCGCCGCGAACGGCGTGTGGCCCGCCTTCTACGGCGAGATGTTCTCCACCCGGGTCCGGCTGTCCGGCGTGGCGATCGGCACGCAGATCGGCTTCGCGGTGGCCGGGTTCGCGGTGACCTTCGCGGCGCAGATCGCCGGCCCGGACGGGGACGACTGGTTCGCGGTGGCGCTGTTCACGGCCGCGCTGTGCGTCCCGCCGGTGGTCGCCGCCCTCTCGGCCCGCGAGACCCACAGGGTCCCGACGGAGGAACTGGGCGAGCGGGACCACCGGGAGGCCGCCCGACCGGAGACGGTGACGGCCTGA
- a CDS encoding serine hydrolase domain-containing protein yields the protein MAPLRQEVDAGAAGLDPKALDRLDLHFARQVDEGRMPGFLVAVARGGRVAHLTVYGRRDVAAGLPVAADTLWRIYSMTKPVTSVAVLMLVEEGRLSLDDPVARYLPAFAEPRVYVEGSGDGVVTRPAAGPVLVRHLMTHTAGLTFGFYHAHPVDALYRAAGLESSVRPGAGLAETVDLYASLPLQFEPGTRWNYSVAANVLGRLVEVVSGQPLDVYCAERIFGPLGMTDTGFQVTDEQADRLAELYGETDGGGIEPVPGLPLRGRPRFLSGSGGLVSSAYDVHRFAELLRRRGELDGVRLLSPGTVDLMTRNHLPGDADLRACGSRPAHDEPGNDGVGFGLGVSVVIDPDRAQAPSGLGTYGWSGVATTTFWVDPGRDLTVQFLTQVRPKSSHTVYPDLKRLVHEAVAD from the coding sequence ATGGCACCGCTGCGGCAGGAGGTCGACGCGGGTGCGGCCGGGCTGGATCCGAAGGCGCTGGACCGGCTCGACCTGCACTTCGCCCGGCAGGTCGACGAGGGAAGGATGCCCGGGTTCCTGGTGGCCGTCGCCCGTGGGGGGCGAGTCGCCCATCTGACCGTGTACGGACGGCGGGACGTCGCGGCGGGGCTGCCCGTGGCGGCCGACACGCTGTGGCGGATCTATTCCATGACCAAGCCGGTCACGTCCGTGGCCGTGCTGATGCTGGTGGAGGAGGGGCGGCTGTCGCTGGACGACCCGGTGGCGCGGTACCTTCCGGCGTTCGCCGAGCCGCGGGTGTACGTCGAAGGGTCCGGGGACGGCGTCGTCACCCGACCGGCCGCCGGTCCGGTCCTGGTCCGGCACCTGATGACCCACACCGCCGGTCTGACCTTCGGTTTCTACCACGCCCACCCGGTCGACGCGCTGTACCGCGCGGCCGGCCTGGAGTCGTCGGTGCGCCCGGGCGCGGGTCTGGCCGAGACGGTCGACCTGTACGCGAGCCTGCCGCTGCAGTTCGAGCCGGGCACGCGGTGGAACTACTCGGTGGCCGCCAACGTGCTCGGACGGCTCGTGGAGGTGGTGTCCGGGCAGCCGCTCGACGTGTACTGCGCCGAGCGGATCTTCGGGCCGCTCGGCATGACGGACACCGGCTTCCAGGTCACCGACGAGCAGGCAGACCGGCTGGCCGAGCTGTACGGCGAGACGGACGGCGGTGGTATAGAACCGGTCCCCGGGCTGCCGCTGCGGGGCCGGCCGCGCTTCCTGTCGGGCAGCGGGGGCCTGGTCTCCTCCGCGTACGACGTGCACCGCTTCGCGGAGCTGCTGCGGCGCCGGGGCGAACTGGACGGCGTCCGGCTGCTCTCCCCCGGGACGGTGGACCTCATGACCCGCAACCACCTGCCCGGCGACGCCGACCTGCGCGCCTGCGGCAGCCGCCCGGCGCACGACGAACCCGGCAACGACGGTGTCGGGTTCGGTCTCGGCGTCTCCGTGGTGATCGACCCGGACCGCGCCCAGGCGCCCTCCGGACTCGGCACCTACGGCTGGAGCGGGGTGGCGACGACCACCTTCTGGGTCGACCCGGGCCGTGACCTGACGGTGCAGTTCCTGACCCAGGTGCGACCGAAGTCCTCGCACACGGTCTACCCGGACCTCAAGCGGCTCGTGCACGAGGCCGTGGCGGACTGA
- the ribA gene encoding GTP cyclohydrolase II, translating to MTENIGVLGKKTPQRTDVERVVVTPLPTVHGEFRAFGYFDHERGDEQVALVYGDLAADGVLTRLHSECLTGDAFGSRHCECGDQLSCALRAVAAAGSGVVVYLRGHEGRGIGLLAKLRAMALQAEGLDTVEANLALGLPVDARDYGVAARILDDLGVRSVRLMSNNPRKREALVRHGIQVTEQVPLLIAPCESNITYLRTKRERLDHHLPHLDAVAHLS from the coding sequence ATGACAGAAAATATCGGTGTACTAGGCAAGAAGACGCCGCAGCGCACGGACGTGGAGCGCGTCGTGGTCACGCCGCTGCCCACCGTCCACGGCGAATTCCGGGCGTTCGGCTATTTCGACCACGAGCGCGGTGACGAGCAAGTGGCGCTCGTGTACGGCGACCTGGCCGCCGACGGCGTGCTCACCCGGCTGCACTCGGAGTGCCTGACGGGGGACGCGTTCGGTTCCCGGCACTGCGAGTGCGGCGACCAACTGTCCTGCGCGCTGCGGGCGGTGGCCGCCGCGGGCAGCGGTGTCGTCGTCTACCTGCGCGGGCACGAGGGGCGCGGCATCGGACTGCTCGCCAAGCTGCGGGCGATGGCGTTGCAGGCCGAGGGTCTGGACACGGTGGAGGCGAACCTCGCCCTCGGCCTGCCGGTGGACGCCCGTGACTACGGCGTCGCCGCCCGCATCCTGGACGACCTCGGGGTGCGGTCCGTGCGCCTGATGTCCAACAACCCGCGCAAACGGGAGGCGTTGGTGCGGCACGGCATCCAGGTCACCGAGCAGGTGCCGCTGCTGATAGCGCCGTGCGAGAGCAACATCACCTATCTGCGCACCAAACGGGAGCGGCTGGACCATCACCTGCCCCACCTGGACGCCGTGGCCCACCTGTCCTGA
- a CDS encoding lysylphosphatidylglycerol synthase transmembrane domain-containing protein — MSAPTLPAAAGAPPTAVDRDATPAGSGPGGGSPAGSPSAGGPPVGSTPGGGSPRRRALRAHLGSLAGVAIVGVLLWRTGTGVLLDGLRRIDGPTLLTALGIGLVTTVFSAWRWALVARGLRIRLPLGPAVADYYRALFLNAALPGGVLGDVHRAVRHGRGAGDLGRGVRAVVLERGAGQVALIGVGAVVLLTMESPVSAGTRHLAPLVGSAVLGALAVVLALRMNRAPSRGGRAAAGAVRTTLREAREGLLSRRSLPGVAVSSVVVLAGHLAMFVLAARVAGSGASVAVLTPLAVLALLAMGLPLNVGGWGPREGVTAWAFGAAGLGAGTGLGVAVVYGVLSLVASLPGVAVLAVRWYEGLRGGPGPHRAPDGHYPRSPPGAVTVTDVNIEKHAPKESARPASSSFPFSAEPSEGRPMTPESV, encoded by the coding sequence GTGAGCGCACCGACGCTGCCGGCGGCAGCGGGGGCCCCGCCGACGGCCGTGGACCGGGACGCGACTCCCGCCGGCAGCGGCCCCGGAGGCGGCAGTCCCGCCGGCAGCCCTTCCGCCGGCGGCCCTCCCGTCGGCAGTACTCCCGGCGGCGGCAGCCCCCGCCGCCGCGCCCTGCGCGCCCACCTGGGCAGCCTCGCCGGCGTCGCCATCGTCGGCGTCCTGCTGTGGCGGACGGGGACCGGTGTCCTGCTGGACGGGCTGCGCCGGATCGACGGCCCCACGCTGCTGACGGCGCTCGGGATCGGGCTGGTCACCACGGTGTTCAGCGCCTGGCGCTGGGCCCTGGTGGCCCGGGGGCTGCGCATCCGGCTGCCGCTCGGACCGGCCGTCGCCGACTACTACCGCGCGCTGTTCCTCAACGCCGCCCTCCCCGGCGGTGTCCTCGGCGACGTGCACCGCGCGGTACGGCACGGACGCGGCGCCGGCGACCTGGGGCGGGGCGTGCGGGCCGTGGTCCTCGAACGGGGCGCCGGACAAGTCGCGTTGATCGGCGTCGGAGCCGTGGTGCTGCTCACGATGGAGTCACCGGTGTCGGCCGGGACCCGCCACCTCGCGCCGCTCGTGGGATCGGCCGTACTCGGCGCGCTCGCCGTCGTCCTCGCCCTGCGCATGAACCGGGCCCCCTCCCGCGGGGGACGGGCAGCGGCCGGGGCCGTGCGGACGACGCTCCGCGAAGCGCGCGAGGGGCTGCTGTCCCGGCGGAGCCTGCCGGGGGTCGCCGTGTCGTCCGTCGTCGTACTGGCCGGGCACCTCGCGATGTTCGTCCTCGCCGCCCGGGTGGCCGGCAGCGGTGCCTCCGTCGCCGTACTGACGCCGCTGGCCGTGCTGGCGCTGCTCGCCATGGGGCTGCCGCTGAACGTCGGCGGCTGGGGCCCCCGGGAGGGCGTCACCGCCTGGGCGTTCGGCGCGGCGGGGCTGGGCGCGGGCACCGGGCTGGGCGTGGCCGTGGTCTACGGGGTGCTCAGCCTCGTGGCGAGCCTGCCCGGCGTCGCCGTCCTCGCCGTCCGCTGGTACGAGGGGCTGCGCGGGGGCCCCGGGCCGCACCGCGCGCCCGACGGGCACTACCCGCGCTCACCGCCCGGAGCCGTGACCGTCACCGACGTCAACATCGAGAAACACGCCCCGAAGGAATCCGCGAGACCCGCCAGCAGTTCCTTCCCCTTTTCCGCCGAACCGAGTGAAGGTCGCCCGATGACACCGGAATCGGTATAG
- a CDS encoding glycosyltransferase family 4 protein yields MTDTSTETATGTPPGTAAGATAGRARLTYVPAQTSAPAPAPRNGGVVPMSLRSVHFVMPGGVDDPAAPSGGNAYDRRVRLDLPGFGWRVRALPVAGDWPRPDAAARAELARVLRRLPDGAVVLLDGLVACGVPEVVVPEAERLRMAVLVHLPLGDETGLDPAVAAGLDARERAVLRAVPAVVATSDWAVRRLVSHHGLDPGRVHVAAPGADIAPLAPGTDGVSRLLCVAAVTPRKGQHRLVEALAAVADLPWSCVCVGGLGQDPQYVGRLRALIARHGLEDRLVLAGPRAGTELDATYSTADLMVLTSYAETYGMAVTEALARGIPVLATDVGGLPEAVGRAPDGGVPGILVPPEDPVALAAELRGWFGEADVRRRLKAAARGRRAALDGWATTARSLAGVLHRLPSEPRRVA; encoded by the coding sequence GTGACCGACACGTCCACCGAAACGGCGACCGGCACGCCCCCTGGGACGGCGGCCGGCGCAACCGCCGGACGCGCCCGGCTCACCTACGTCCCCGCCCAGACGTCCGCGCCGGCTCCGGCCCCGAGGAACGGGGGAGTCGTCCCCATGTCCCTGCGCTCCGTGCACTTCGTCATGCCCGGCGGAGTCGACGACCCGGCCGCACCGAGCGGCGGCAACGCCTACGACCGGCGGGTGCGACTGGACCTGCCCGGCTTCGGCTGGCGGGTACGGGCGCTGCCCGTGGCCGGTGACTGGCCGCGGCCGGACGCCGCCGCCCGCGCGGAACTCGCCCGCGTCCTGCGCCGGCTGCCGGACGGCGCCGTCGTCCTCCTCGACGGCCTGGTCGCCTGCGGCGTGCCCGAGGTCGTGGTCCCGGAGGCCGAGCGGCTGCGCATGGCCGTCCTCGTCCACCTCCCGCTCGGCGACGAGACCGGCCTCGACCCCGCCGTCGCCGCCGGACTGGACGCCCGCGAACGCGCGGTACTGCGCGCCGTCCCGGCCGTCGTCGCCACCAGCGACTGGGCGGTCCGCCGCCTCGTCTCCCACCACGGTCTCGACCCGGGCCGCGTCCACGTCGCCGCCCCCGGCGCCGACATCGCGCCCCTCGCGCCCGGCACCGACGGTGTCTCCCGCCTGCTGTGCGTCGCCGCCGTCACCCCCCGCAAGGGCCAGCACCGGCTGGTGGAGGCGCTGGCGGCGGTCGCCGACCTGCCGTGGAGCTGCGTGTGCGTCGGCGGGCTCGGGCAGGATCCGCAGTACGTCGGCCGGCTGCGGGCGCTGATCGCGCGGCACGGTCTGGAGGACCGGCTGGTGCTGGCCGGACCGCGGGCCGGCACGGAACTCGACGCCACCTACTCCACCGCCGACCTGATGGTCCTCACCTCGTACGCGGAGACGTACGGCATGGCGGTGACCGAGGCCCTCGCGCGCGGCATCCCCGTGCTGGCGACGGACGTCGGCGGCCTCCCGGAGGCCGTCGGGCGCGCTCCCGACGGCGGAGTGCCCGGCATCCTCGTCCCCCCGGAGGACCCCGTGGCGCTCGCCGCCGAACTGCGCGGCTGGTTCGGGGAGGCGGACGTACGGCGCCGGCTGAAGGCCGCGGCCCGCGGCCGCCGCGCCGCCCTCGACGGCTGGGCGACCACGGCCCGCAGCCTGGCCGGCGTACTGCACCGGCTGCCGAGCGAACCCCGGAGGGTGGCATGA
- a CDS encoding 6-pyruvoyl trahydropterin synthase family protein → MFSITVRDHIMIAHSFRGDVFGPAQRLHGATFLVDATFRREQLDEDNIVVDIGLATRELGAVVSELNYRNLDNEPDFAGVNTSTEFLARVIADRLAERVHKGGLGEGARGLAGLTVTLHESHVAWASYERAL, encoded by the coding sequence TTGTTCAGCATCACCGTCCGCGATCACATCATGATCGCCCACAGTTTCCGCGGCGACGTCTTCGGGCCCGCGCAGCGCCTGCACGGAGCGACGTTCCTGGTGGACGCCACCTTCCGGCGCGAGCAGTTGGACGAGGACAACATCGTCGTCGACATCGGCCTCGCCACCAGGGAACTGGGCGCCGTCGTCAGCGAGCTGAACTACCGCAACCTCGACAACGAACCCGACTTCGCCGGCGTCAACACCTCCACGGAGTTCCTGGCCAGGGTCATCGCCGACCGGCTCGCCGAGCGCGTCCACAAGGGCGGGCTCGGCGAGGGGGCCAGGGGACTGGCCGGCCTCACCGTGACCCTGCACGAGTCGCACGTCGCCTGGGCGAGTTACGAGCGTGCGCTGTGA